In one window of Drosophila mauritiana strain mau12 chromosome X, ASM438214v1, whole genome shotgun sequence DNA:
- the LOC117146383 gene encoding uncharacterized protein LOC117146383 isoform X1, which produces MWGQWQTAAVVAPTAALPPQPSVPPPLPDAPPPPPPSDASAGSGALSSGGASAAIVTAAATVTTAPGFNPYSSGQATGAGNPYQQYTAAQYAAMTPEQQYALQHHWQQWQTYQEEYAKWHAQYGEQYKREMAAAAATTTAIQGVPAPMVATPAPAPVPVVAAPGPQAYPVAHNYYQGVSAAPVQPTTTVAVAGVPPLPGKIMAQPQMYNQPPPPPQKSGYNQHPNDIQSMWPGPPPMQQPPPNRYVGGQMNQMNYNNAGPDNQGFPNLQQPPPNLQRPTPQQQQPHSNNMDHGQWGNNNNRPPWDTSGPPPDNTGQPNRWNGPPPANDVNNRWNGTSFNNNTNDGNRRWDGTSNQAPSGGDQQQNRWMSEPPPSVPNPNQQHQNPNSWMSGPPPSISDPSQDHQQQNNSSQPQNARPNRWQEINSDIDTPPMRTNNKPNSIQNSRNSWGDGGGDGNQSKNPFIKNPQSDFGKYGNSYNNQDQGSAGGSNFGGGGGGFGDDSGGNQSQDSFAGRGGGPGNNNNNFSNNRRQNNRRDNNRNQGFSDERGGGDSGPGGYNPNRGSYNQRNSFNQSNAPYQQSNNQSQQNRNQQQPSDLDEASFDRLFDQWEQQFEEWKLANANHPDRDEYRRYEEEFEKQRRRIAERREQMRRRRQLQMGGSAGGSTTEKQKEAAAGASMTAEQQPNEDPFQDQGHFADQGPWPESGFGDQGPGSGPNFGHGNRQSGNAGHFGKENRPFESAGVPAFKGNQGPPPGMHNQYETTKEAIQQTLDKQPEESKQGSLTKSATSNENSPDAKKAKTTAPPVDPPIPSLLPPEVKAPAAPVVPDPTVVPPTQPPPVSTNFGKRRQSAAPTQIPAKQVKEEEPIFTISLDDDDEEEEVVQDAPDTPMGSIFKKNDGIPGLDLVDDGSNKNKSSSVFNVVLKDSGDPKAPDESKKQPDDQSAAKKGDESLSKALKDPNFINNLSQAVANVQGREQRDRHEQREDHESGTDGRPLSFAEWQRKKNSGNENKSQDSRDSLSTNSGEKPDKNGPPGGFGPGNGPGGRPGPGPGQNDGSRFDVFGPNQVPGNNFIDLDNNGPPNFGPPGRNFGPNGPGPRGNFGPNFGPNFGPRGPFIRPNGPGPGPNFGPHFRHNGPNFGPNFGPNFGPRPGSRNFGPRGPDGPFGPRRDDFGGPPFGGLRPHMGPNGPGPNMRGFNGGPISDNPFRRQGGPPGPGFGDDDLGAGPPRGPRNFGNRFGNPGGGGGGGNSNRKNWNDGPEQQKQQQFHGRPNHDDAIYRPLKVFDYSNNPTAAKVIDYGHKSGDGNPIDGPSGPNPADGIPEFKAMKTFEYGHSSFAGPNRLGMPGVMGGDHNQAMTGGRGMAAGPGRLGGAGTKRKNKKKNKQQKNGELMTFNQNLQIQSNTVEERSITNPEQGDGQQAHNEVRNQSEFQDQADGFQENEERNDLEDISEGEDNLQSIVFDDDNEELPPPPSMKICNQEYAQEQYNPIPVTPLRSQLGGNSDKLAAPAPAMSLFPSAANANDRPSDPMMAPNLEMSVATSENRNTFSLDEVLLYPGRINRPKRICIILRGPPGCGKSHVARLIKEKELQMGGANPRILSIDDYFLIENDYDEKCPKTGKKIPKKEILYEYDDTMEEAYMQCLVKSFKKTLSDNLYDFVIVDCNNNSLRTLNEFYCHAKDSNFVPYIVDLHCDLETCLGRNSHQRTEHDIRVVLDNWCNTPMHYIKLDVSSLLENVVEMEDVEGMATDDNACADVGVTVGASAALEDAAVEETDDSNSADASNYCGFLKSKWECDTTEDDLARLDGTKRLMQNRRTTSMADYLQLEDWKPPTNSADGKKRVRWADIEEKRSQEKMRAIGFVVGQTDWNRMMDPNAGSRALNKTKFIERVKRR; this is translated from the exons ATGTGGGGCCAATGGCAAACCGCCGCCGTAGTGGCTCCAACTGCCGCTCTACCTCCGCAACCGTCGGTTCCGCCACCGCTGCCGGACGCCCCGCCCCCTCCGCCTCCGTCGGACGCGTCCGCCGGATCTGGAGCACTCTCATCAGGCGGGGCCTCTGCAGCCATAGTCACTGCTGCAGCCACAGTCACAACGGCCCCCGGATTCAACCCCTATAGCAGCGGCCAGGCGACGGGGGCTGGCAACCCCTATCAACAGTATACGGCCGCCCAGTACGCGGCCATGACACCCGAGCAGCAGTACGCCCTGCAGCACCACTGGCAACAGTGGCAGACGTACCAGGAGGAGTACGCCAAGTGGCATGCCCAGTACGGCGAACAG TACAAGCGTGAAATGGCAGCAGCCGCGGCCACAACTACCGCGATTCAAGGCGTGCCCGCTCCTATGGTAGCGACTCCTGCACCAGCACCCGTCCCTGTGGTCGCTGCTCCCGGGCCACAGGCCTATCCTGTCGCACATAACTATTACCAAGGCGTCAGCGCCGCGCCGGTGCAGCCAACTACAACCGTGGCCGTCGCGGGAGTGCCGCCACTGCCCGGTAAGATCATGGCCCAGCCGCAGATGTACAaccagccgccgccgccaccacaAAAAAGCGGATACAATCAGCATCCGAATGACATCCAAAGCATGTGGCCAGGACCACCGCCAATGCAGCAGCCGCCGCCAAACAGATATGTTGGCGGTCAAATGAACCAGATGAACTACAACAATGCCGGGCCAGACAACCAGGGATTTCCCAATCTCCAGCAGCCGCCGCCAAATCTGCAGAGACCAacaccgcagcagcagcagccgcattCAAACAATATGGACCATGGCCAGTGGGGAAATAACAATAATCGTCCTCCCTGGGATACCAGTGGTCCGCCGCCTGATAATACCGGGCAACCAAATCGCTGGAATGGTCCGCCGCCGGCAAATGATGTCAACAATCGCTGGAATGGAACGTCATTTAACAATAACACCAACGATGGCAATCGCCGCTGGGATGGGACTTCAAATCAAGCGCCGTCTGGCGGGGATCAGCAACAGAATCGTTGGATGAGCGAACCACCGCCAAGCGTTCCGAATCCCAATCAGCAGCATCAAAACCCGAATTCCTGGATGAGCGGACCACCACCGAGTATAAGTGATCCGTCACAGGACCATCAGCAGCAAAACAATAGCAGCCAGCCACAGAATGCCCGCCCAAATCGCTGGCAAGAAATCAATTCCGACATCGACACACCGCCAATGAGGACCAACAACAAGCCAAATAGCATCCAGAATAGCCGCAATAGTTGGGGAGATGGAGGTGGAGATGGAAACCAAAGCAAGAATCCATTCATCAAGAACCCACAGTCCGATTTTGGCAAATATGGCAACAGTTACAATAACCAAGATCAAGGTAGTGCAGGAGGAAGCAACTTTGGCGGCGGAGGTGGCGGCTTTGGAGATGATAGTGGAGGCAACCAAAGCCAGGACAGTTTTGCTGGACGTGGAGGAGGACCcggtaataataataataactttaGTAACAATCGCCGCCAGAACAATCGGCGGGATAACAATCGTAACCAGGGATTTTCCGATGAGAGAGGCGGTGGGGATTCTGGTCCAGGCGGCTACAATCCAAATCGTGGCAGTTACAATCAGcgcaacagcttcaatcagtCGAATGCGCCCTACCAGCAGTCCAATAATCAGTCGCAGCAGAACCGCAATCAACAGCAACCATCCGATCTGGACGAGGCCAGTTTCGATCGCCTGTTTGACCAGTGGGAGCAGCAGTTCGAAGAATGGAAGCTCGCCAATGCCAACCATCCAGATCGCGACGAGTATCGCCGCTACGAGGAGGAGTTCGAGAAGCAGCGCCGTCGCATCGCCGAGAGAAGGGAGCAGATGCGCCGACGTCGCCAGCTGCAGATGGGTGGTTCGGCAGGAGGCTCGACCACAGAAAAACAGAAGGAAGCAGCCGCAGGTGCATCCATGACCGCGGAGCAGCAGCCAAATGAGGATCCCTTCCAAGACCAGGGACATTTTGCTGATCAGGGTCCTTGGCCGGAAAGTGGCTTTGGTGACCAGGGACCCGGATCGGGTCCGAACTTCGGACACGGCAACAGACAGTCCGGAAATGCTGGTCATTTTGGAAAAGAGAATCGCCCCTTCGAAAGCGCAGGAGTTCCCGCATTCAAAGGCAACCAAGGACCACCACCGGGGATGCACAACCAGTACGAAACCACCAAGGAAGCCATCCAACAGACATTGGACAAGCAGCCAGAGGAATCCAAACAGGGAAGTCTAACCAAGTCGGCGACATCAAATGAAAATTCACCTGATGCAAAGAAAGCAAAAACGACAGCTCCCCCTGTGGATCCACCAATTCCATCCCTGCTGCCGCCCGAAGTCAAAGCTCCAGCTGCACCAGTAGTGCCAGATCCGACAGTGGTTCCGCCCACGCAGCCTCCTCCGGTTTCCACCAATTTTGGCAAGCGCCGGCAAAGCGCTGCTCCCACACAAATACCCGCTAAGCAAGTCAAGGAGGAGGAGCCCATATTCACCATTTCCCtggacgacgacgatgaggaGGAAGAGGTGGTACAGGACGCGCCCGACACGCCCATGGGCAGCATTTTCAAGAAGAACGATGGCATACCCGGTCTGGATTTGGTGGACGATGGTAGTAACAAGAATAAATCGTCCTCGGTCTTCAATGTGGTACTCAAGGATTCAGGAGATCCAAAAGCGCCTGATGAATCTAAAAAACAGCCGGACGACCAGTCCGCCGCCAAGAAGGGCGACGAATCTCTAAGCAAGGCCCTCAAGGATCCAAATTTCATCAACAATCTCTCCCAGGCGGTGGCCAATGTGCAGGGGCGCGAGCAGCGCGATCGTCACGAGCAACGCGAGGATCATGAATCGGGAACGGATGGACGTCCATTGTCCTTCGCCGAGTGGCAGCGCAAGAAGAACAGCGGCAACGAAAACAAGTCGCAGGATTCCCGCGACTCGTTGAGCACCAATAGCGGTGAGAAACCGGACAAAAATGGCCCACCTGGTGGCTTTGGTCCCGGAAACGGACCAGGCGGACGTCCAGGTCCTGGTCCAGGTCAAAACGATGGATCACGCTTCGATGTCTTTGGACCAAATCAAGTGCCTGGAAATAACTTCATTGACTTGGATAACAATGGTCCACCTAACTTTGGACCACCGGGCAGGAACTTTGGACCCAACGGCCCAGGACCACGTGGAAACTTCGGACCCAACTTCGGGCCCAACTTTGGCCCTAGAGGGCCGTTTATTAGACCAAATGGTCCGGGTCCGGGTCCGAATTTCGGACCACACTTCAGACACAATGGCCCCAACTTTGGACCAAACTTTGGCCCCAATTTCGGACCGCGTCCGGGTTCCCGCAACTTCGGACCTCGCGGACCCGATGGTCCTTTCGGTCCGCGACGAGATGACTTCGGCGGTCCGCCGTTTGGCGGTCTACGACCCCACATGGGGCCCAATGGACCCGGTCCCAACATGCGCGGTTTCAACGGTGGACCAATCAGTGATAATCCCTTCCGCCGCCAAGGCGGCCCACCGGGTCCGGGTTTTGGCGACGATGATCTGGGCGCAGGACCGCCGAGAGGACCCAGAAACTTCGGCAACCGCTTTGGAAATCCAGGCGGAGGTGGAGGAGGCGGAAACAGCAATCGGAAGAACTGGAATGACGG gccggagcagcagaagcagcaacagttCCATGGCCGCCCGAACCACGATGATGCCATTTATCGACCGTTGAAGGTATTCGACTATTCCAATAACCCAACTGCCGCCAAGGTGATCGATTATGGCCACAAGTCGGGTGATGGCAACCCCATCGATGGGCCATCCGGTCCCAATCCCGCCGACGGAATTCCAGAATTTAAAGCAATGAAGACCTTCGAGTATGGCCACTCCTCGTTCGCGGGACCGAATCGCTTGGGAATGCCCGGTGTAATGGGAGGAGATCACAACCAGGCGATGACAGGTGGCCGTGGTATGGCAGCGGGACCAGGTAGACTCGGAGGAGCAGGGACCAAGCGTaagaataagaaaaaaaataaacaacaaaagaacGGGGAGCTAATGACGTTCAATCAAAACCTACAAATCCAATCGAATACGGTTGAAGAACGTAGCATCACAAATCCCGAACAGGGCGATGGG CAGCAGGCCCACAATGAAGTCCGCAACCAGAGCGAATTCCAGGACCAGGCCGATGGGTTCCAGGAAAATGAAGAACGCAATGATCTCGAAGATATTTCCGAAGGTGAAGA TAACCTACAATCTATTGTTTTCGATGATGACAACGAAGAGCTGCCACCGCCGCCATCGATGAAAATATGTAATCAGGAATATGCTCAGGAGCAGTACAATCCCATCCCTGTCACTCCGCTGCGTAGCCAGCTGGGTGGCAATTCGGATAAGCTGGCTGCTCCGGCGCCAGCCATGTCACTTTTTCCCTCGGCAGCCAATGCCAATGATAGACCTTCCGACCCAATGATGGCTCCCAATCTGGAGATGTCCGTGGCGACCAGTGAGAATCGCAATACGTTCTCATTGGACGAAGTGCTTTTGTATCCCGGTCGCATAAACCGTCCCAAGCGCATCTGTATTATTTTGCGCGGTCCTCCTGGCTGCGGCAAATCGCATGTAGCACGTCTCATCAAGGAGAAGGAACTGCAGATGGGCGGTGCCAATCCGCGCATTCTAAGCATCGATGATTATTTCCTCATTGAAAACGACTACGATGAGAAGTGCCCCAAAACGGGCAAGAAG ATACCCAAAAAGGAAATTTTGTACGAGTATGATGACACCATGGAAGAGGCATACATGCAATGCCTTGTCAAATCGTTCAAAAAGACACTTAGCGACAATCTGTACGATTTCGTAATCGTGGATTGCAACAATAATTCGCTGCGCACACTGAATGAATTTTATTGCCACGCCAAAGACTCGAATTTTGTG CCCTACATAGTGGACCTGCACTGCGATCTAGAGACGTGCCTTGGTAGAAACTCCCACCAGCGCACCGAGCACGATATCCGTGTGGTGCTGGACAACTGGTGCAACACACCGATGCATTACATCAAACTGGACGTGAGCTCACTCCTCGAAAACGTCGTCGAGATGGAAGACGTTGAAGGCATGGCTACG GACGATAATGCATGCGCCGACGTTGGCGTAACTGTGGGAGCATCCGCGGCACTCGAGGATGCGGCTGTCGAGGAGACAGACGACAGCAATAGCGCCGACGCCTCCAACTAT TGCGGCTTCCTGAAAAGCAAATGGGAATGCGACACCACCGAGGATGATCTAG CCCGCTTGGATGGCACCAAGCGTCTGATGCAGAACCGCAGGACCACCAGCATGGCGGACTATCTCCAGCTGGAGGATTGGAAACCACCCACAAACTCGGCCGATGGCAAGAAGCGG GTGCGTTGGGCTGACATCGAGGAAAAGCGCTCGCAGGAGAAGATGCGAGCCATCGGCTTTGTGGTGGGTCAGACCGACTGGAACCGCATGATGGATCCGAATGCCGGCAGTCGGGCTTTGAATAAAACCAAGTTTATCGAGCGCGTCAAGCGTCGCTAG
- the LOC117146383 gene encoding B-cell CLL/lymphoma 9-like protein isoform X3, with the protein MWGQWQTAAVVAPTAALPPQPSVPPPLPDAPPPPPPSDASAGSGALSSGGASAAIVTAAATVTTAPGFNPYSSGQATGAGNPYQQYTAAQYAAMTPEQQYALQHHWQQWQTYQEEYAKWHAQYGEQYKREMAAAAATTTAIQGVPAPMVATPAPAPVPVVAAPGPQAYPVAHNYYQGVSAAPVQPTTTVAVAGVPPLPGKIMAQPQMYNQPPPPPQKSGYNQHPNDIQSMWPGPPPMQQPPPNRYVGGQMNQMNYNNAGPDNQGFPNLQQPPPNLQRPTPQQQQPHSNNMDHGQWGNNNNRPPWDTSGPPPDNTGQPNRWNGPPPANDVNNRWNGTSFNNNTNDGNRRWDGTSNQAPSGGDQQQNRWMSEPPPSVPNPNQQHQNPNSWMSGPPPSISDPSQDHQQQNNSSQPQNARPNRWQEINSDIDTPPMRTNNKPNSIQNSRNSWGDGGGDGNQSKNPFIKNPQSDFGKYGNSYNNQDQGSAGGSNFGGGGGGFGDDSGGNQSQDSFAGRGGGPGNNNNNFSNNRRQNNRRDNNRNQGFSDERGGGDSGPGGYNPNRGSYNQRNSFNQSNAPYQQSNNQSQQNRNQQQPSDLDEASFDRLFDQWEQQFEEWKLANANHPDRDEYRRYEEEFEKQRRRIAERREQMRRRRQLQMGGSAGGSTTEKQKEAAAGASMTAEQQPNEDPFQDQGHFADQGPWPESGFGDQGPGSGPNFGHGNRQSGNAGHFGKENRPFESAGVPAFKGNQGPPPGMHNQYETTKEAIQQTLDKQPEESKQGSLTKSATSNENSPDAKKAKTTAPPVDPPIPSLLPPEVKAPAAPVVPDPTVVPPTQPPPVSTNFGKRRQSAAPTQIPAKQVKEEEPIFTISLDDDDEEEEVVQDAPDTPMGSIFKKNDGIPGLDLVDDGSNKNKSSSVFNVVLKDSGDPKAPDESKKQPDDQSAAKKGDESLSKALKDPNFINNLSQAVANVQGREQRDRHEQREDHESGTDGRPLSFAEWQRKKNSGNENKSQDSRDSLSTNSGEKPDKNGPPGGFGPGNGPGGRPGPGPGQNDGSRFDVFGPNQVPGNNFIDLDNNGPPNFGPPGRNFGPNGPGPRGNFGPNFGPNFGPRGPFIRPNGPGPGPNFGPHFRHNGPNFGPNFGPNFGPRPGSRNFGPRGPDGPFGPRRDDFGGPPFGGLRPHMGPNGPGPNMRGFNGGPISDNPFRRQGGPPGPGFGDDDLGAGPPRGPRNFGNRFGNPGGGGGGGNSNRKNWNDGTIMHAPTLA; encoded by the exons ATGTGGGGCCAATGGCAAACCGCCGCCGTAGTGGCTCCAACTGCCGCTCTACCTCCGCAACCGTCGGTTCCGCCACCGCTGCCGGACGCCCCGCCCCCTCCGCCTCCGTCGGACGCGTCCGCCGGATCTGGAGCACTCTCATCAGGCGGGGCCTCTGCAGCCATAGTCACTGCTGCAGCCACAGTCACAACGGCCCCCGGATTCAACCCCTATAGCAGCGGCCAGGCGACGGGGGCTGGCAACCCCTATCAACAGTATACGGCCGCCCAGTACGCGGCCATGACACCCGAGCAGCAGTACGCCCTGCAGCACCACTGGCAACAGTGGCAGACGTACCAGGAGGAGTACGCCAAGTGGCATGCCCAGTACGGCGAACAG TACAAGCGTGAAATGGCAGCAGCCGCGGCCACAACTACCGCGATTCAAGGCGTGCCCGCTCCTATGGTAGCGACTCCTGCACCAGCACCCGTCCCTGTGGTCGCTGCTCCCGGGCCACAGGCCTATCCTGTCGCACATAACTATTACCAAGGCGTCAGCGCCGCGCCGGTGCAGCCAACTACAACCGTGGCCGTCGCGGGAGTGCCGCCACTGCCCGGTAAGATCATGGCCCAGCCGCAGATGTACAaccagccgccgccgccaccacaAAAAAGCGGATACAATCAGCATCCGAATGACATCCAAAGCATGTGGCCAGGACCACCGCCAATGCAGCAGCCGCCGCCAAACAGATATGTTGGCGGTCAAATGAACCAGATGAACTACAACAATGCCGGGCCAGACAACCAGGGATTTCCCAATCTCCAGCAGCCGCCGCCAAATCTGCAGAGACCAacaccgcagcagcagcagccgcattCAAACAATATGGACCATGGCCAGTGGGGAAATAACAATAATCGTCCTCCCTGGGATACCAGTGGTCCGCCGCCTGATAATACCGGGCAACCAAATCGCTGGAATGGTCCGCCGCCGGCAAATGATGTCAACAATCGCTGGAATGGAACGTCATTTAACAATAACACCAACGATGGCAATCGCCGCTGGGATGGGACTTCAAATCAAGCGCCGTCTGGCGGGGATCAGCAACAGAATCGTTGGATGAGCGAACCACCGCCAAGCGTTCCGAATCCCAATCAGCAGCATCAAAACCCGAATTCCTGGATGAGCGGACCACCACCGAGTATAAGTGATCCGTCACAGGACCATCAGCAGCAAAACAATAGCAGCCAGCCACAGAATGCCCGCCCAAATCGCTGGCAAGAAATCAATTCCGACATCGACACACCGCCAATGAGGACCAACAACAAGCCAAATAGCATCCAGAATAGCCGCAATAGTTGGGGAGATGGAGGTGGAGATGGAAACCAAAGCAAGAATCCATTCATCAAGAACCCACAGTCCGATTTTGGCAAATATGGCAACAGTTACAATAACCAAGATCAAGGTAGTGCAGGAGGAAGCAACTTTGGCGGCGGAGGTGGCGGCTTTGGAGATGATAGTGGAGGCAACCAAAGCCAGGACAGTTTTGCTGGACGTGGAGGAGGACCcggtaataataataataactttaGTAACAATCGCCGCCAGAACAATCGGCGGGATAACAATCGTAACCAGGGATTTTCCGATGAGAGAGGCGGTGGGGATTCTGGTCCAGGCGGCTACAATCCAAATCGTGGCAGTTACAATCAGcgcaacagcttcaatcagtCGAATGCGCCCTACCAGCAGTCCAATAATCAGTCGCAGCAGAACCGCAATCAACAGCAACCATCCGATCTGGACGAGGCCAGTTTCGATCGCCTGTTTGACCAGTGGGAGCAGCAGTTCGAAGAATGGAAGCTCGCCAATGCCAACCATCCAGATCGCGACGAGTATCGCCGCTACGAGGAGGAGTTCGAGAAGCAGCGCCGTCGCATCGCCGAGAGAAGGGAGCAGATGCGCCGACGTCGCCAGCTGCAGATGGGTGGTTCGGCAGGAGGCTCGACCACAGAAAAACAGAAGGAAGCAGCCGCAGGTGCATCCATGACCGCGGAGCAGCAGCCAAATGAGGATCCCTTCCAAGACCAGGGACATTTTGCTGATCAGGGTCCTTGGCCGGAAAGTGGCTTTGGTGACCAGGGACCCGGATCGGGTCCGAACTTCGGACACGGCAACAGACAGTCCGGAAATGCTGGTCATTTTGGAAAAGAGAATCGCCCCTTCGAAAGCGCAGGAGTTCCCGCATTCAAAGGCAACCAAGGACCACCACCGGGGATGCACAACCAGTACGAAACCACCAAGGAAGCCATCCAACAGACATTGGACAAGCAGCCAGAGGAATCCAAACAGGGAAGTCTAACCAAGTCGGCGACATCAAATGAAAATTCACCTGATGCAAAGAAAGCAAAAACGACAGCTCCCCCTGTGGATCCACCAATTCCATCCCTGCTGCCGCCCGAAGTCAAAGCTCCAGCTGCACCAGTAGTGCCAGATCCGACAGTGGTTCCGCCCACGCAGCCTCCTCCGGTTTCCACCAATTTTGGCAAGCGCCGGCAAAGCGCTGCTCCCACACAAATACCCGCTAAGCAAGTCAAGGAGGAGGAGCCCATATTCACCATTTCCCtggacgacgacgatgaggaGGAAGAGGTGGTACAGGACGCGCCCGACACGCCCATGGGCAGCATTTTCAAGAAGAACGATGGCATACCCGGTCTGGATTTGGTGGACGATGGTAGTAACAAGAATAAATCGTCCTCGGTCTTCAATGTGGTACTCAAGGATTCAGGAGATCCAAAAGCGCCTGATGAATCTAAAAAACAGCCGGACGACCAGTCCGCCGCCAAGAAGGGCGACGAATCTCTAAGCAAGGCCCTCAAGGATCCAAATTTCATCAACAATCTCTCCCAGGCGGTGGCCAATGTGCAGGGGCGCGAGCAGCGCGATCGTCACGAGCAACGCGAGGATCATGAATCGGGAACGGATGGACGTCCATTGTCCTTCGCCGAGTGGCAGCGCAAGAAGAACAGCGGCAACGAAAACAAGTCGCAGGATTCCCGCGACTCGTTGAGCACCAATAGCGGTGAGAAACCGGACAAAAATGGCCCACCTGGTGGCTTTGGTCCCGGAAACGGACCAGGCGGACGTCCAGGTCCTGGTCCAGGTCAAAACGATGGATCACGCTTCGATGTCTTTGGACCAAATCAAGTGCCTGGAAATAACTTCATTGACTTGGATAACAATGGTCCACCTAACTTTGGACCACCGGGCAGGAACTTTGGACCCAACGGCCCAGGACCACGTGGAAACTTCGGACCCAACTTCGGGCCCAACTTTGGCCCTAGAGGGCCGTTTATTAGACCAAATGGTCCGGGTCCGGGTCCGAATTTCGGACCACACTTCAGACACAATGGCCCCAACTTTGGACCAAACTTTGGCCCCAATTTCGGACCGCGTCCGGGTTCCCGCAACTTCGGACCTCGCGGACCCGATGGTCCTTTCGGTCCGCGACGAGATGACTTCGGCGGTCCGCCGTTTGGCGGTCTACGACCCCACATGGGGCCCAATGGACCCGGTCCCAACATGCGCGGTTTCAACGGTGGACCAATCAGTGATAATCCCTTCCGCCGCCAAGGCGGCCCACCGGGTCCGGGTTTTGGCGACGATGATCTGGGCGCAGGACCGCCGAGAGGACCCAGAAACTTCGGCAACCGCTTTGGAAATCCAGGCGGAGGTGGAGGAGGCGGAAACAGCAATCGGAAGAACTGGAATGACGG GACGATAATGCATGCGCCGACGTTGGCGTAA